One genomic region from Chromatiales bacterium 21-64-14 encodes:
- a CDS encoding 30S ribosomal protein S6, whose amino-acid sequence MNHYEIVFLVHPDQSEQVPTMIERYRSSIESRGGSIHRLEDWGRRQLAYSIQKVPKAHYVLMNVECDQEALNEVTSAFRFNDAVLRHLVIRRDEAVTEPSVMAKGREERDTGERGGGRDRDDRDDRDDDDGPVGRREMVEAAPAD is encoded by the coding sequence ATGAACCACTATGAGATCGTGTTCCTGGTCCACCCGGACCAGAGTGAGCAGGTCCCCACGATGATCGAACGCTACCGTTCGAGCATCGAGTCCCGTGGCGGGAGCATCCATCGCCTGGAGGACTGGGGTCGCCGCCAGCTCGCCTACTCAATACAGAAGGTCCCCAAGGCCCACTACGTGCTCATGAACGTGGAGTGCGACCAGGAGGCCTTGAACGAAGTGACCAGCGCGTTCCGCTTCAACGATGCGGTGTTGCGTCATCTGGTAATCCGCCGCGACGAGGCGGTCACCGAGCCCTCAGTGATGGCCAAGGGCCGTGAGGAGCGCGACACCGGCGAGCGCGGCGGCGGCCGGGATCGGGATGACCGGGACGATCGGGACGATGACGATGGTCCAGTCGGCCGCCGGGAGATGGTGGAGGCCGCACCCGCGGACTGA
- a CDS encoding primosomal replication protein N — MSQPDGEPAANRLLIAGVVHRTPDTRSAPSGIPLTRFTLEHRSQRQEAGLARPVTCRLRVLAAGDVFSAVVGRLRAGSQVRVSGFLHQGVSRYGRGEPELHVEHIELLD, encoded by the coding sequence ATGTCACAACCTGACGGTGAACCCGCCGCGAACCGGTTGTTGATCGCGGGTGTGGTGCATCGGACACCGGATACCCGGTCGGCACCCTCCGGCATTCCACTGACCCGTTTCACCCTGGAGCACCGTTCCCAACGCCAGGAGGCTGGCTTGGCGCGTCCCGTGACCTGCCGTTTACGGGTGCTGGCGGCGGGGGATGTCTTCAGTGCCGTGGTGGGTCGGCTGCGGGCGGGCTCCCAGGTGCGGGTAAGCGGCTTTCTGCACCAGGGGGTATCGCGTTACGGGCGCGGCGAGCCAGAGTTGCACGTCGAGCACATCGAACTGTTGGATTGA
- a CDS encoding 30S ribosomal protein S18, which translates to MARFFRRRKYCRFTAEGVKEIDYKDIATLRNYITETGKIVPSRITGTHSRYQRQLARAVKRARFLALLPYTDQH; encoded by the coding sequence ATGGCACGTTTTTTTCGTCGTAGGAAATATTGCCGCTTTACCGCGGAGGGTGTAAAGGAGATTGATTACAAGGATATCGCGACCCTGCGCAACTACATCACGGAGACCGGCAAGATCGTTCCCAGCCGGATCACTGGGACCCATTCCCGTTACCAGCGCCAACTGGCACGCGCCGTCAAGCGCGCGCGGTTCCTGGCTCTGTTGCCGTACACGGACCAGCACTGA